In one window of Streptomyces sp. NBC_01224 DNA:
- a CDS encoding bifunctional glycosyltransferase/CDP-glycerol:glycerophosphate glycerophosphotransferase has protein sequence MPPRLSVVVPVHNVELYLTDCLKSLAEQTMADLEVVMVDDGSTDNSAVLAAEFAEKDGRFRLVSQENGGLGHARNTGVRNCDPGARHLAFVDSDDVLPPRAYELLVGALEETGSDIASGNVLRLRASGKLQQSPNFRKPMATTRLRTHISRDWDLAADRIACNKVFRRSFWDEHAFAFPVGALYEDIPVVLPAHFLARSVDVLKDAVYHWRDRAGSITTRRAVVRGIQDRASHVLGVSTFLDEHRGAADKRQYEAHVLANDLWYFMEALPDGDEEYRRAFLTYANEFTDQVDPAVLDALPLRLRLMWHLVRERRTDELLALLAFDKAEPGAFAVRGVRRRSAFFPALVRPVPRSVLRVTDRDLPLTARLRDAHWRGGKLHLRGYAYIRNLPATTRGTEFRAGWLRAGRRHVLPLRLRTVAEPEATARSRQSLHDYDRSGFETVIDPARLRIDAAGSPDRLTWRLEIGIAGHGMLRRSDLSTSEAAAPPPVHRPDGDHRIVPAFEDGRLVLHAERIDARFETHRAGGTGGGAGTVVIDGMIRDRLGKGPLRLALTHRASGTSFDCPVTVHEGAVPSAAGWRRFTADVPLGAFADARQGAGEGAVPAQLPYSLQLLGPDGRRTPIDVPGPVPPGRYPLGRDGDLRRELGLTASSRGNLLISDRTVQPAVDLATWTGDGQLLLEGTFPDDPERPVELVARHSGHGEEATFPLTSSGAVGARRFRAALRPDAVEGPGGKLPLGQGHWYLFLREKGARDDAYDAPLRIPAAAHRTLPAARTLAGRKYLIERRFHDQLLINSASVLTAAERGARGKRLLREAYRGLRMAPLRDTVLYSSFDGRQYSDSPRAIHEEVARRGAELDHLWVVRDQQARIPAGATAVEHGSAAWHEALARSRHIVTNTQLPEWFERREGQCVVQTWHGTPLKRIGLDLAGTARANTAYIATIERRARQWSVLVSPNRFSTPVLRRSFGYRGEVLECGYPRNDLFRASDRTKVAAAVRERLGIPEGKRVVLYAPTWREDRPQGGGRYALDLQLDLDAAERELGADTVLLVRRHYLVTDRLPDSGSGFVRDVSRYGDVGELMLVSDALVTDYSSLMFDFAQTGRPMLFHTHDLAHYRDTLRGFCFDFEARAPGPLIPGSAGLIEALRDPERATRGHAQAYEAFLRDFCDLDDGHAAAGVVDRMLQGLDRS, from the coding sequence ATGCCGCCACGGCTCAGTGTCGTCGTACCCGTCCACAACGTCGAGCTCTATCTGACGGACTGCCTGAAGTCCCTCGCGGAGCAGACCATGGCCGACCTGGAGGTGGTGATGGTCGACGACGGGTCCACCGACAACAGCGCGGTCCTGGCCGCCGAGTTCGCCGAAAAGGACGGCCGGTTCCGGCTGGTGAGCCAGGAGAACGGCGGACTCGGGCACGCCCGCAACACCGGGGTCCGCAACTGCGACCCGGGCGCCCGCCATCTCGCCTTCGTCGACAGCGACGACGTGCTCCCACCCCGCGCGTACGAACTCCTCGTCGGCGCCCTGGAGGAGACCGGCTCGGACATCGCGTCCGGCAATGTGCTGCGGCTGCGGGCCTCCGGAAAGCTCCAGCAGTCGCCCAACTTCCGCAAGCCCATGGCGACGACCCGGCTGCGCACCCACATCTCCCGCGACTGGGACCTCGCCGCCGACCGGATCGCCTGCAACAAGGTCTTCCGCCGGTCCTTCTGGGACGAGCACGCCTTCGCCTTCCCGGTCGGCGCCCTCTACGAGGACATCCCGGTCGTCCTGCCCGCCCACTTCCTGGCCCGCTCCGTCGATGTGCTGAAGGACGCGGTCTACCACTGGCGCGACCGGGCGGGCTCGATCACCACCCGTCGGGCCGTCGTCCGCGGTATCCAGGACCGGGCCTCGCACGTGCTGGGCGTCTCCACCTTCCTCGACGAGCACCGCGGCGCCGCCGACAAACGACAGTACGAGGCGCACGTCCTCGCCAACGACCTCTGGTACTTCATGGAGGCACTGCCCGACGGCGACGAGGAGTACCGTCGCGCCTTCCTCACCTACGCGAACGAGTTCACCGACCAGGTCGACCCGGCCGTCCTCGACGCGCTCCCGCTGCGGCTGCGCCTGATGTGGCACCTCGTGCGCGAACGACGGACCGACGAACTGCTGGCCCTGCTCGCCTTCGACAAGGCCGAGCCGGGAGCATTCGCGGTACGGGGCGTGCGGCGCCGCAGCGCCTTCTTCCCCGCCCTCGTCCGGCCGGTGCCGCGCTCCGTGCTGCGGGTCACCGACCGGGATCTGCCGCTCACCGCCCGGCTGCGGGACGCCCACTGGAGGGGCGGCAAGCTGCACCTCAGGGGGTACGCGTACATCCGGAATCTGCCCGCCACCACGCGCGGCACCGAGTTCCGGGCCGGCTGGCTGCGGGCGGGGCGACGGCATGTGCTGCCGCTCCGGCTGCGCACGGTCGCCGAACCCGAGGCCACCGCCCGGTCCCGGCAGAGCCTGCACGACTACGACCGGTCCGGCTTCGAGACCGTCATCGACCCGGCCAGGCTCCGCATCGATGCGGCCGGCAGCCCCGACCGGCTCACCTGGCGCCTGGAGATCGGCATCGCCGGGCACGGCATGCTGCGCCGCTCCGACCTCTCGACGAGCGAGGCGGCCGCACCGCCGCCCGTGCACCGGCCCGACGGCGACCACCGGATCGTGCCCGCCTTCGAGGACGGCAGGCTCGTTCTGCACGCCGAGCGGATCGATGCCCGCTTCGAGACACACCGCGCGGGCGGCACGGGCGGCGGCGCAGGCACCGTGGTGATCGACGGGATGATCCGCGACCGCCTAGGCAAGGGACCGCTGCGCCTCGCACTCACCCACCGGGCCTCCGGTACCTCCTTCGACTGTCCGGTGACCGTGCACGAAGGGGCGGTGCCCTCGGCTGCGGGGTGGCGGCGTTTCACAGCCGATGTCCCGCTCGGCGCCTTCGCCGACGCCCGGCAGGGAGCGGGGGAGGGGGCGGTGCCCGCACAGCTGCCGTACAGCCTGCAGCTCCTCGGCCCGGACGGGCGCAGGACACCGATCGACGTGCCGGGGCCTGTACCGCCGGGCCGCTACCCGCTGGGCAGGGACGGCGACCTGCGGCGCGAACTCGGTCTGACCGCAAGCTCCCGCGGCAATCTGCTGATCAGCGACCGCACCGTACAACCCGCCGTCGACCTGGCGACCTGGACGGGGGACGGACAGCTCCTCCTGGAGGGCACCTTCCCCGACGACCCGGAACGGCCCGTCGAGCTGGTGGCCCGGCACAGCGGACACGGCGAGGAGGCCACCTTCCCCCTCACCTCCTCCGGGGCCGTCGGGGCGCGGCGGTTCAGGGCCGCGCTCCGGCCGGACGCCGTAGAAGGACCCGGTGGGAAACTGCCGCTGGGCCAGGGCCACTGGTACCTCTTCCTCCGCGAGAAGGGTGCGAGGGACGACGCGTACGACGCCCCGCTGCGCATCCCGGCCGCCGCCCACCGCACCCTGCCCGCCGCCCGCACCCTCGCGGGCCGGAAGTACCTCATCGAGCGGCGCTTCCACGACCAGCTGCTGATCAACTCCGCATCGGTGCTCACCGCCGCGGAACGCGGTGCGCGCGGCAAGCGGCTGCTGCGCGAGGCGTACCGGGGCCTGCGCATGGCACCTCTGCGCGACACCGTGCTGTACAGCAGCTTCGACGGCCGCCAGTACTCCGACTCGCCGCGCGCGATCCATGAGGAAGTGGCGCGGCGGGGAGCCGAGTTGGACCATCTGTGGGTGGTGCGCGACCAGCAGGCCCGTATCCCGGCGGGAGCCACGGCCGTCGAGCACGGCTCCGCCGCCTGGCACGAGGCGCTGGCCCGCAGCCGTCACATCGTCACCAACACCCAGCTGCCGGAGTGGTTCGAGCGGCGCGAGGGCCAGTGCGTCGTCCAGACCTGGCACGGCACCCCCCTCAAGCGCATCGGTCTCGACCTCGCGGGCACCGCCCGGGCCAACACCGCCTATATCGCCACCATCGAGCGGCGCGCCCGCCAGTGGAGCGTCCTGGTCTCCCCGAACCGCTTCTCCACCCCCGTCCTGCGGCGCTCGTTCGGCTACCGGGGCGAGGTTCTGGAGTGCGGCTATCCCCGCAACGACCTGTTCCGCGCCTCGGACCGGACCAAGGTCGCCGCGGCGGTACGGGAGCGGCTCGGCATCCCCGAGGGCAAGCGGGTTGTGCTGTACGCGCCGACCTGGCGCGAGGACAGGCCGCAGGGCGGCGGCCGCTACGCCCTCGACCTGCAGCTCGACCTGGACGCCGCCGAACGCGAACTCGGCGCGGACACCGTCCTGTTGGTCCGCCGCCACTATCTGGTGACCGACCGCCTCCCGGACAGCGGCAGCGGCTTCGTCCGTGACGTCTCGCGCTACGGGGACGTCGGCGAGCTGATGCTGGTCAGCGACGCGTTGGTCACCGACTACTCCTCGCTGATGTTCGACTTCGCCCAGACCGGCCGACCGATGCTCTTTCACACCCACGATCTGGCGCACTACCGCGACACCCTGCGCGGCTTCTGCTTCGACTTCGAGGCCCGCGCCCCGGGCCCCCTGATCCCCGGCTCCGCCGGACTCATCGAGGCGCTGCGCGACCCGGAGCGGGCCACCAGGGGACACGCGCAGGCGTACGAGGCATTTCTCCGGGACTTCTGCGACCTGGACGACGGACACGCGGCGGCGGGGGTGGTCGACCGGATGCTTCAGGGCCTTGACCGGTCTTGA
- a CDS encoding glycosyltransferase family 39 protein, whose translation MGIRMRCETWDVRRARAVVLVAAAAGLLTRMLIAANKPGPADVRIFQGFAEAIVRYGPIRIYEQPLPGLPVYNHPPLAGWMLLGLHELSELGISFGTLIRSPASIADFFCALLVFEIVRRRSSAGTAVACGVGVAVSPVLIATSGYHGNTDAVAITFALAAAHLLADRKSPLAAGVCAALSISVKFVPVVVIPALFVVALRSGRPTLIRFTAGFTALVALVWGPVLVTVPQSLKENVLEYAGGSYRLWGLVRFADALGLSQSFITFIQGEGHFLFVLVCVSVGVWLAWLRPAQLPYVVAVTMGLLLLLSTASALQYLTWAAAGLFVIGFWEGAAYSCLLGLTAVLGYQGRSAVRWSETVLHLGEAGWFVLAACLVSGVRKILAAQSAAPPQSPADRSSVPAPCTPRPTGSSIN comes from the coding sequence ATGGGTATCCGAATGCGATGCGAAACCTGGGACGTACGACGGGCGAGAGCGGTGGTGCTCGTTGCTGCGGCCGCCGGTCTCCTCACCCGAATGCTGATCGCGGCGAATAAGCCCGGACCGGCCGACGTGCGGATCTTTCAAGGTTTCGCAGAGGCCATCGTGCGGTACGGCCCCATTCGGATTTACGAACAGCCACTGCCGGGACTGCCCGTCTACAACCATCCGCCACTGGCCGGCTGGATGCTCCTAGGTCTGCACGAACTCTCCGAACTCGGAATTTCCTTCGGAACGCTGATCAGATCACCCGCCTCGATCGCCGACTTCTTCTGCGCTCTCCTCGTGTTCGAAATCGTGCGTCGGCGCAGCTCCGCCGGTACGGCGGTCGCCTGCGGTGTGGGCGTGGCCGTCAGCCCCGTACTGATCGCCACCTCCGGCTATCACGGCAACACCGACGCGGTCGCCATCACGTTCGCCCTGGCCGCCGCCCATCTGCTCGCCGACCGGAAGTCGCCGCTGGCCGCCGGGGTGTGTGCCGCGCTCTCGATCAGTGTCAAGTTCGTCCCGGTGGTGGTGATCCCGGCGCTGTTCGTCGTCGCGCTGCGCTCCGGCCGGCCGACGCTCATCCGTTTCACCGCCGGGTTCACCGCCCTCGTCGCCCTCGTCTGGGGACCGGTCCTGGTGACCGTGCCGCAGAGCCTCAAGGAGAACGTCCTGGAGTACGCGGGCGGCAGCTACCGGCTCTGGGGTCTCGTCCGGTTCGCCGACGCGCTCGGCCTGTCGCAGTCCTTCATCACCTTCATCCAGGGCGAGGGTCACTTCCTCTTCGTGCTGGTCTGCGTGTCGGTCGGGGTCTGGCTCGCCTGGCTGCGGCCCGCGCAGCTGCCCTATGTCGTCGCCGTAACGATGGGCCTCCTGCTGCTGCTCTCCACCGCGTCCGCCCTGCAGTACCTGACCTGGGCGGCCGCCGGGCTGTTCGTCATCGGGTTCTGGGAAGGCGCCGCGTACAGCTGTCTGCTCGGCCTGACGGCGGTCCTCGGTTACCAGGGACGCTCCGCCGTGCGCTGGAGCGAAACGGTGCTGCATCTGGGCGAGGCCGGCTGGTTCGTCCTCGCCGCCTGCCTCGTCAGCGGAGTCCGCAAGATCCTCGCCGCGCAGTCGGCCGCACCCCCGCAATCCCCCGCCGACCGGAGCTCGGTCCCGGCGCCCTGCACCCCGCGGCCCACCGGTTCCTCCATCAACTGA
- a CDS encoding bifunctional glycosyltransferase/class I SAM-dependent methyltransferase: MKESPSPRIGILVVAYNAETTLERTLDRIPEDFRSKVAEVLILDDASHDATFTAGCRWSQTEGLPRTVVMRHTKNLGYGGNQKAGYALAAEHGLDIIVLLHGDGQYAPEFLPDMVAPIERGECDAVFGSRMMKPGSALKGGMPVYKWLGNRILTRLENTLLGSQLTEFHSGYRAYSVAALKRLPIHRNTDAFDFDTQIIVQLLNEGMRIKEIPVPTYYGDEICYVNGMKYAKDVVKDVLEYRLAVKGFGTCAWIPKPVEYAFKEGDGSSHAVILEKMRSLPPGRVLDLGCSGGLFAQRLEALGHEVTGVDYVEVPGVREKCTHFHLADLEEGLPAEIGTDYDYVVAGDVIEHLSRPERVLAEVATVLRPGGHVLLSVPNFSHWYSRLRVALGVFDYDRRGILDETHLRFFTRASLRRTVRSAGYDVLHIASTGAPFWALLGGGPLPAVLGGVSKLLTRIRPTLFGYQHVALLTPHAAETIIAGEHVDVQDILNRRYAAADRVGV, from the coding sequence GTGAAGGAAAGCCCGAGCCCCAGGATCGGCATCCTGGTGGTCGCGTACAACGCCGAGACGACACTGGAGAGGACCCTCGACCGCATTCCGGAAGATTTCCGGTCCAAGGTCGCCGAGGTCCTGATTCTCGACGACGCGAGCCATGACGCGACCTTCACCGCAGGCTGCCGCTGGTCGCAGACGGAGGGACTGCCGCGGACCGTGGTGATGCGGCACACCAAGAATCTCGGATACGGCGGAAACCAGAAGGCCGGATATGCGCTGGCCGCCGAACACGGACTCGACATCATCGTGCTGCTGCACGGCGACGGACAGTACGCCCCCGAATTCCTGCCCGACATGGTCGCACCGATCGAACGCGGGGAATGCGATGCCGTGTTCGGCTCGCGGATGATGAAACCCGGATCCGCTCTCAAGGGCGGCATGCCGGTGTACAAATGGCTCGGCAACCGTATTCTCACCCGCCTGGAGAACACCCTTCTCGGCTCGCAGCTCACCGAATTCCACTCCGGGTACCGCGCCTACAGCGTCGCGGCACTCAAGAGGCTGCCGATCCACCGGAACACCGACGCGTTCGACTTCGACACCCAGATCATCGTCCAGCTGCTCAACGAAGGAATGCGGATCAAGGAGATCCCCGTCCCCACCTACTACGGCGACGAGATCTGCTACGTCAACGGCATGAAGTACGCGAAGGACGTCGTCAAGGACGTCCTCGAATACCGGCTCGCCGTCAAGGGATTCGGCACCTGCGCCTGGATCCCCAAGCCCGTCGAGTACGCGTTCAAGGAGGGCGACGGTTCCTCGCACGCCGTCATCCTGGAGAAGATGCGCAGCCTTCCGCCCGGCCGGGTCCTCGATCTCGGCTGCTCCGGCGGCCTGTTCGCCCAGCGACTCGAAGCCCTCGGCCACGAAGTGACGGGTGTGGACTACGTCGAGGTCCCCGGCGTACGCGAGAAATGCACCCACTTCCACCTCGCCGACCTGGAGGAGGGGCTGCCCGCGGAGATCGGCACCGATTACGACTATGTCGTCGCCGGCGATGTCATCGAGCACCTCTCCCGCCCCGAGCGCGTGCTCGCCGAGGTCGCCACCGTGCTGCGGCCCGGCGGCCATGTACTGCTCTCCGTACCGAACTTCAGCCACTGGTACTCACGGCTGCGGGTCGCGCTCGGCGTCTTCGACTACGACCGGCGCGGCATCCTCGACGAGACGCATCTGCGCTTCTTCACCCGGGCCAGCCTGCGTCGCACGGTCAGGAGCGCGGGCTACGACGTCCTCCACATCGCCTCCACCGGAGCCCCGTTCTGGGCGCTGCTCGGAGGCGGACCGCTCCCCGCGGTCCTCGGCGGGGTGTCGAAGCTGCTCACCCGGATCCGGCCGACGCTGTTCGGCTATCAGCACGTCGCACTGCTCACCCCGCATGCGGCCGAGACGATCATCGCTGGAGAGCACGTCGATGTACAGGACATCCTCAACCGACGGTACGCCGCTGCCGACCGGGTCGGCGTCTGA
- a CDS encoding bifunctional glycosyltransferase/CDP-glycerol:glycerophosphate glycerophosphotransferase gives MPRLSVIIPVRRARGQLRECLESVLTQSFTDIEVIGVDDGSPDGSGLLFDEFAARDDRVQAIHLPPGAGPDGRRNAGAERAVGDYLLFLEGNFVHLPGALQSVANRLDAAGDPELLLFGHHRRPFRGRPRPTRSLELLGELPEGRLTLLEHPVLLDIAPVSWNRAVRRTLHEGEKLSFGPGQHGERMYALQTLAAAESVAVLPTACVEHRSRRHLPVPADATEPADGSTPHQLADVYAGLMEFVRDRPLLHPVRTLLFDRAAWELLSGYPSVTRRRRRYVRSVAAFHRAHRPEGHRFPGGAQGLRPKLMGGGRYVVLGALDTVLALRRSLRAAPGAVRARARRTLSARYYWWQRRLPLDPGLAVYAAYWNRGVSCNPEAVFRKAQELAPQVRGAWVVSKNQVDTVPEGIDHVVPGTRRYWQLLARATYFFNNVNFPDHLVKRPGQIHVMTHHGTPLKIMGLDQQDYPAAAQGLNFDRLLQRVDRWDWSVSANPHSTEVWARAYPGAARSLESGYPRNDVFATATAERIAEIREGLGIRPGRRTILYAPTHRDYEAAFTSRIDLVRLCEALGPDTVVMIRAHYFYEGAGLPEHPSLVDVCNHPRIEELCLAADALVTDYSSVMFDYAHLDRPIVVHAPDWETYRTVRGVCFDLLSGKPGDTPGAVSTDTDELARIFLDGSWRSPANEALRAAFRARFCPYDDGRAAERVVRRVLLGERAVPGPSGGVSSSAGRA, from the coding sequence ATGCCCCGGCTGAGTGTCATCATCCCCGTCCGCCGCGCCCGAGGGCAGTTGCGCGAGTGCCTGGAGTCGGTGCTCACGCAGTCGTTCACGGACATCGAGGTGATCGGGGTCGATGACGGTTCACCGGACGGTTCGGGGCTGCTGTTCGACGAGTTCGCCGCACGGGACGACCGGGTGCAGGCCATCCATCTGCCGCCGGGGGCCGGGCCGGACGGGCGGCGCAACGCCGGGGCCGAGCGGGCCGTCGGGGACTATCTCCTCTTCCTGGAGGGCAACTTCGTCCACCTGCCGGGGGCCCTGCAGTCCGTCGCCAACCGGCTGGACGCCGCCGGTGACCCCGAACTGCTGCTGTTCGGCCATCACAGGCGCCCGTTCCGGGGCCGTCCCCGCCCGACCCGGTCGCTGGAGCTGCTCGGCGAACTGCCCGAGGGCCGGCTCACCCTGCTCGAACACCCCGTACTCCTGGACATCGCACCGGTCTCCTGGAACCGCGCCGTGCGCCGCACCCTCCATGAGGGCGAGAAGCTGTCCTTCGGGCCGGGGCAGCACGGGGAGCGGATGTACGCACTGCAGACCCTCGCCGCGGCCGAGTCCGTCGCCGTGCTCCCCACCGCCTGCGTCGAGCACCGCAGCCGGCGCCACCTGCCCGTTCCGGCCGACGCGACGGAACCGGCGGACGGCTCGACACCGCACCAGCTCGCCGACGTGTACGCCGGTCTGATGGAGTTCGTACGGGACCGGCCGCTCCTGCATCCCGTGCGGACCCTGCTCTTCGACCGGGCGGCCTGGGAACTCCTCTCCGGATACCCGTCGGTGACCCGGCGGCGCAGGCGCTACGTACGGTCCGTGGCGGCGTTCCACCGTGCGCACCGGCCGGAGGGGCACCGTTTCCCGGGCGGTGCCCAGGGGCTGCGACCGAAGCTGATGGGCGGTGGCCGGTACGTCGTGCTCGGCGCCCTCGACACGGTCCTGGCCCTGCGCCGGAGTCTGCGGGCGGCGCCCGGCGCGGTCCGGGCGCGGGCCAGGCGCACCCTGTCCGCGCGCTACTACTGGTGGCAGCGCAGGCTTCCGCTGGACCCCGGGCTCGCCGTCTACGCCGCGTACTGGAACCGCGGGGTGAGCTGCAATCCGGAGGCCGTCTTCCGCAAGGCCCAGGAGCTGGCCCCGCAAGTGCGCGGCGCGTGGGTGGTGTCGAAGAACCAGGTGGACACGGTGCCCGAGGGCATCGACCACGTGGTGCCGGGAACCCGCCGCTACTGGCAGTTGCTGGCCCGTGCCACGTACTTCTTCAACAACGTCAACTTCCCCGACCATCTGGTCAAGCGCCCCGGCCAGATCCATGTGATGACCCATCACGGCACCCCGCTGAAGATCATGGGGCTCGACCAGCAGGACTATCCGGCGGCGGCCCAGGGGCTGAACTTCGACCGGCTGCTCCAGCGCGTCGACCGGTGGGACTGGAGCGTCTCCGCCAACCCGCACTCCACCGAGGTGTGGGCACGCGCCTATCCGGGCGCCGCCCGGTCCCTCGAATCGGGCTATCCGCGCAACGACGTCTTCGCGACGGCGACGGCCGAGCGGATCGCGGAGATCCGCGAGGGTCTCGGCATCCGGCCCGGCCGCCGCACCATCCTGTACGCGCCGACGCATCGCGACTACGAGGCGGCGTTCACCAGCCGGATCGATCTGGTCCGCCTCTGCGAGGCGCTCGGCCCGGACACCGTCGTGATGATCCGCGCCCACTACTTCTACGAGGGTGCGGGGCTGCCGGAGCACCCCTCGCTCGTCGATGTCTGCAATCACCCGCGGATCGAGGAGCTGTGCCTGGCGGCGGACGCGCTGGTGACGGACTACTCGTCGGTGATGTTCGACTACGCCCATCTGGACCGACCGATCGTGGTGCACGCTCCCGACTGGGAGACGTACCGCACGGTCCGGGGAGTCTGCTTCGATCTGCTGTCCGGGAAGCCCGGCGACACCCCCGGGGCGGTCTCCACCGATACGGACGAGCTGGCCCGGATCTTCCTCGACGGCAGCTGGCGGAGCCCGGCGAACGAGGCGCTGCGGGCCGCGTTCCGGGCCCGGTTCTGTCCGTACGACGACGGGCGCGCAGCGGAGCGCGTGGTGCGGAGGGTTCTGCTGGGGGAGCGTGCGGTGCCGGGCCCGTCCGGCGGCGTGTCCTCGAGCGCCGGACGGGCTTGA